The following DNA comes from Streptomyces sp. NBC_00273.
TCCCGCCCGATTTCTGCCAAAGTTCACTCCTGTTTTGGCCCCCTGATCGAAAATGGAGACAGGGTCATGGGTTCCTCCCGCAGAATCCTCGGCACGCTCGGTCTGCTGTCCTGCCTCACCCTTTCCGTGAACACCCAGATGGCGGGGGCGGCGGCTCCTGCTCCGAAGGAGTTGCCCCGGGTTCCGTTCACCCAGCGTTACCAGGCCGTGCAGCACGGCGGGCTGGTGCGCGCCTCCAACTCCGGCATCAGCTGTCGCAAGGAGGAGTCCCCGCAGGCCGAGCCGTGCGCCGCGGTCAAGAAGGGCGCGGCGGGGGTCAACGGCGACTTCGAGATGTTCTACAGCGAGGTCGACGAGGATCCGGACACCTACAACTCCACCCGGGCCGAGCTCAAGGTCCCGCAGGGCGCGAAGGTCTCGTACGCCCGTCTCTACTGGGGCGGGAACCTGCGGGTGGGCGAGCAGAAGCCGCCGCGGGACAACGGCAGGGTGTTGGTCGCCGAGCCCGGCGGCGCGTACAAGGAGGTCCTCGCCGACACGGTGATGGGCCACCGCACGGACGCGGGCAGCGATGCCTACCAAGCCTCCGCCGACGTGACCCCGCTGGTCCGCAACGGCGGCGCCGGCCTGTGGACGGTGGCCCAGCTCAACATCGCGATGGGGCACTCCGAGGTGGGGGCCTGGGGCGGCTGGACCCTGGTCGTCGCCTACGAGCACCCGAAGGAGCCGGTGCGTCGGATCTCGCTGTGGGACGGCTTCGAGTCGATCGCAGCCCGTGCCGGTGACGCGGTCGTCGAGGTCGAGGGCCTGGACGCGCCGGCCGGCTCCACGGGCCGGGTCGGGGTGGTCGGGTACGACGGGGACCGGGGCACCCTCGGGGATTCACTCAACGTGACGGCCGACAGCGGTCGCCGGGTGAACCTCAGTAATGAAGAAAATCCTTCTAATGATGTTATGAATTCCACGATCACGGAATTCGGAAATCAGTCGTTCGTGCGACAGCCCGAACATATGAATAATCTCGGATATGACGCGGACGTGTTCGACCTGAGTCCCGCCCTGTCCGGTGGTGCCCGCAGTCTGAGCTTCAGGTTCACGGGTGAAAGTCAGGGTCATTTCCTCGGTGTGCTCTTCGTTCAGACAGACGCGCGCCGCTGAACGTAGGAGACCGCTCCACGTGCCCAGTCAACCTCGGGCGGCACAGCCCACGACCGTCCTCCACCTCGTACAACCCGTCGACGGCGGTGTGGCCAGGGTCGTCACCGACCTCGTCCGCGCGCAGACCGCCGAAGGCCTGCGCGCCGTCGTCGGGTGTCCGCCCGGCGGCACGCTCGGCGACGCCGCCCGGGCCGCCGGGGCCGAAGTGCTCACCTGGCGCGCCGGGCGGGCCCCCGGGCCCGGACTGCCCGCCGAGATCATCGGAGCCCGGCAGGTCCTCCACCGGGTACGGCCCCACCTCCTGCACGCCCACAGCGCCAAGGCCGGCCTGGCCGGCCGGCTCGCCGCGCGCGGGAGCCTGCCCACCGTCTTCCAACCCCACGCCTGGTCCTTCGACGCGGTCGGCGGGGCCACCGGCGCGCTCGCGCTGCGCTGGGAGCGGTACGGGGCCCGTTGGGCCGACCGGGTGCTCTGCGTCAGCGACGCCGAACGCCGCGCGGGCGAGACCGAAGGGATCACCGCCCGCTGGTCGGTGATCCGCAACGGCGTGGACCTGGACCACTTCCGTCCCGGCGGACCGGACCCCGACCGCGACAGGGCCCTGGCCCGCGCCGAACTGCCGCTGCCCGCCGGCTTCCCGGGCGACGGGCCGCTCGTCGTGTGCGTGGGCCGCATCTGCCCCCAGAAGGGGCAGGACATCCTGCTGCGGGCCTGGCCGGAGCTGCTCGCCACCGTCCCCGGAGCCCGCCTCGCCCTCGTCGGGGACGGCCCCGACGTCGAACGGCTGCGCCACATCGCCGCGCCGTCCGGCACCAGCGTGCACTTCGCGGGCGCCGCCGCCGACATCCGACCGTGGCTTCGGGCCGCCGATCTCGTTGTACTGCCGTCGCGGTGGGAAGGGATGGCGCTCGCCCCGCTCGAAGCCATGGCCTGTGGCCGCCCGGTCCTGGTCTCCGACGTCAGCGGTGCCAGGGAGAGCCTGCCGCCGGGCCAGGGACGCCTGTGCCTGGTGCCGCCGGAGGACCCGACGGCCCTGGCCGAGGCCCTGGGCCGGCTGCTCGCCGAGCCGCGGCTGCTCGCCGAACTCGGGGAGCAGGCCCGGCAGCACGCCCGGACCGACTTCGACGTGCGGCGGACCACGGACGCGGTCACCGGCCTGTACCACGAACTGCTGGGCAGGCCCCGGCCCTTGAACCAGGAGCGCATCAGCCGATGACGATGGACAGCGCACCCGCCCGGCACACCGGGCAGAGCGGCACGGGGCCCGCCGGCGGAGGCGCCTTCGCGCCCGTGCACCCCGCGGCGGCCCGCCGTTCAGCGACCGGCATCCACCCCCCGCGCGGGCCCAGGACCGACCAGGCCCGCTCCGCCCTACGCCCCCGGAGCGTCCGCCGTCGCGGCCGAGCGCTCCCGCTGCTCACCGTCGACGTGCTGGCCGCCGTACTCACCGCGACGACCCTGCCCGCGGCGGTGCCCGTCCTGTCCGCGGCCCCCGTCCTGCTCGCCGCGCTGCACGCGCAGGCCGGGCTCTACCGACCGCGGCTCGCCCCCTCCGCCCTCCTCGAACTGCCCGTGCTGGCCGGACGCTCCGCCGTCCTGTGGTGCTCGGTCGCCGCCGTCACGGCCGCCGCCGACCCGTCCCGGGCCATGGGCTGGAGCGCACTGCTCACCGCCGTCTGCCTGCAGGTCGTACTCGCGTGTGCGGGCCGCGGCCTCGTCAACGAGCTCCAGCGCCGCTCGGCCGTACGCCGCCCCGTCTCCGCCCTCGTCGTCGGACCCAGCGCCGGGGCGAGCGCGGTGGCCGCCGCCCTGCACGGCCGCCCCGAATTCGGGCTGCGCCCGGTCGGACTCGCCGATCCCGTCGTGGGCTACGCACCCGCCGAGGGCGACGGCGGCGCCCTGCCGCTGCTCGCCACCCACGAGGACATCCGGCGCGCGGTCATCCAGAACTCGGTCGGGCACGCGGTGTTCACCCGCCCCCCGGAGGCCGACGAGCGCACCGCCTCCCTGGTCCGGCTCTTCCACGACCACGGCTGCCGGCTGTGGCTCGCCGACCCGGCCGGCACCGCCAAGGTCACCGGCATGCGGGTGCCGCACCCCACCGACCAGCTCTGGGGGTACGCCGTGCAGCCGCTGCTGCCGCGCCCGGCCCGGCCGCTCGAACGCTGGGCCAAGCGGGGCATCGACACCGTGCTCGCCCTGATCGCACTGCTCGCCGCCGCGCCCGTGATGGGGGCGTGCGCGCTGGCCGTACGCCTCTGGGACGGGCCGGGGGTGATCTTCCGGCAGGAACGGGTCGGCCTGTACGGGCGGCCCTTCACCCTGCTGAAGTTCCGCACCCTGCGCGCCGACGCGCACGAGGCCGCCACCCGTTGGACGGTGGCGGGCGACCGCGGGATGAGCCCGGTCGGGTCCTTCCTGCGCAAGTCCTCGCTGGACGAGCTGCCGCAGTTGTGGAACGTCGTACGCGGTGACATGGCCCTGGTCGGTCCCCGACCCGAACGGCCCTTCTTCGTGGCCAAGTTCTCCACCGTCCACCCGGGCTACGAGGCCCGGCACCGGATGCCCGTCGGCATCACCGGCCTCGCCCAGATCAACGGCCTGCGCGGGGACACCTCCATCGAGGACCGGGCCCGCTTCGACAACCACTACATCGACACCTGGTCGCTGTGGCAGGACCTGTGGATCCTCGCCCGCACCGCGGCCTCCTTCTTCCGCTTCCGGCTGGGGGGCAGCTGATGAGTCTCGCCGTACCGGGCCGGCTGGTCCGGCCGGACGTGCCGGGTCTGCTGCGCCGGCACTGGCCGCTGTTGCCGCTCGCCGCGACCGTGCTGTTCCTGCTCGCCCCGCTCCCGGCGGGGGACGCCACCGCCTCCGGGAAGGTCGGCCCGGCCGACGCCGCCTCGCTGCTGCTGGTCCTCGTCTGCGCGGTGCAGGCGCTGCGCGGCCGGGTGCGGGAGCTTCCGCCGCTGGGTGTGCTCGTGCTCGGGGCGCCCGCCGTGGGCCTGGCGGTCGCCACGATGACCGCGGGGGATCCGTACGCCGCCCTGCCGGGCTTCGTGCGTTACCTGCAGGTCTTCGTCCTGGTCCCGGCGGCCGTGGTGCTCCTGGTGCAGGGCGCCGCGGAGTTCCGGCTGGCCGCCGGGTGCTTCGTGGTCCTGGCGCTGGCGCAGGGCGCGGTGGGGGTCGTGCAGTACGCCACCCACACCGGGGCCTCGTACCAGGGCGAGGACGTCCGGGCCGTCGGCACCTTCGGCCCCGGTGACGTCATGGGCATGGCCACCGTCGTGGCGTACGGGCTGATCGTGGCGACCGCCGCCGGGCTCGCTGCGGGGCTGCCGCGGCGGCTGCGGCGGATCGCGGGCGGTTGCGCGCTGGCGCTGGTGCTCCCGCTGGTGCTGTCCTTCAGCCGGGGCGCGTGGATCGCCACCGCCGGCGCGGCGGTGCTGGTGATGGCGCTGGCCGGGATCCGGCGGGCCCTGAAGGTGGTCGCCGCGCTCGCTGCCGCCGGGGTGGTCCTGGTCGGCGGGTTCGGGGTCGGCTCGGAGATGGTCGCCGAACGGTTGACCTCCATCACCCAGGTGTCCAGCGCCCCCGACCAGTCGGTGACCGACCGCTACACGATGTGGGCCGCCGCCGAGTCGATGTGGCGCGAGCGGCCGGCGGTGGGGGTGGGGCTCAAGGGATTCCCGGCCAACCGGGACGGGCACGCCTCGCTGGGCCTGTCCTCCGGCAGCGACACTGCGGGCGCCGGTCAGGCGTACCTGCGCCAGCCGCTGCTCTCCCCGCACAACATGTACCTGCTGATCCTGAGCGAGCAGGGCCTGATCGGGCTGATCGCACTCGTGGGCGGCTGGGCGGCCCTGCTGGTCGCGGGGCTGCGCCGGCTCGGCTCCGGCGCGGGCGGGGGCGCGAGGGCGCGGGACTGCGGGCTGATCGCGATCGGGCTGTTCGTGTGGCAGCTGACCGACTTCCTCTACGCGGACATCGGCGGGCCGTCCACGGTGCTGACCGGAGTGATCATCGGCCTGGCGGCCTGGTGGGCGCTGCCCTCCCGGGGGTCGGCGGATTCCGAGGCGCCCGGCGGTGCGGGTTCACGGGGTAGGGCCCCCGGGGTTGCGGCCCGCCCGTGACGGACACCACGCCTTGGCGGCCCGCCTCCGGCTCCCCGGCCGGGGCGGGCCACGCCCGTGTCCCGGCGGATCCCGGGTTCGCCCGGCGCTCCCGGAACGTGCCCCTGCCCGTGCGGCCCGCCGCCGCAGGGGCTGATCCGGTCGGCCCTGCCGGTGGGGACGGGTACTCGCGCCGTGCGCCCGGTCCGGCGGACCCCGGATACCCGAGGAACAGGCCGGTAGCTGGGCGGCCCGCCGGGGATCCGGGATTCGTCGCCGCGTCGGCGGCCCCGGGGTTCGTCGCCGGAGGGCTCCCGGGGGGCAATCCGAGTACGCGCAGGGCCGTGTTCGGCTCCGCCGGATACCCGGGCGGGGCCTCGGGCCGACACAGTGTGCGGGTGGCCGCGAGCGGCTTCGGCGAAACCCCCGAGGCCAGGGCGGGCCAGGCCGGCCGCGCGGTCGTGCTTTCCCCCACCCCCGGCGGCAGCCAGACGGCGTCCGCCGGGGGC
Coding sequences within:
- a CDS encoding DUF3344 domain-containing protein; the protein is MGSSRRILGTLGLLSCLTLSVNTQMAGAAAPAPKELPRVPFTQRYQAVQHGGLVRASNSGISCRKEESPQAEPCAAVKKGAAGVNGDFEMFYSEVDEDPDTYNSTRAELKVPQGAKVSYARLYWGGNLRVGEQKPPRDNGRVLVAEPGGAYKEVLADTVMGHRTDAGSDAYQASADVTPLVRNGGAGLWTVAQLNIAMGHSEVGAWGGWTLVVAYEHPKEPVRRISLWDGFESIAARAGDAVVEVEGLDAPAGSTGRVGVVGYDGDRGTLGDSLNVTADSGRRVNLSNEENPSNDVMNSTITEFGNQSFVRQPEHMNNLGYDADVFDLSPALSGGARSLSFRFTGESQGHFLGVLFVQTDARR
- a CDS encoding glycosyltransferase; the encoded protein is MPSQPRAAQPTTVLHLVQPVDGGVARVVTDLVRAQTAEGLRAVVGCPPGGTLGDAARAAGAEVLTWRAGRAPGPGLPAEIIGARQVLHRVRPHLLHAHSAKAGLAGRLAARGSLPTVFQPHAWSFDAVGGATGALALRWERYGARWADRVLCVSDAERRAGETEGITARWSVIRNGVDLDHFRPGGPDPDRDRALARAELPLPAGFPGDGPLVVCVGRICPQKGQDILLRAWPELLATVPGARLALVGDGPDVERLRHIAAPSGTSVHFAGAAADIRPWLRAADLVVLPSRWEGMALAPLEAMACGRPVLVSDVSGARESLPPGQGRLCLVPPEDPTALAEALGRLLAEPRLLAELGEQARQHARTDFDVRRTTDAVTGLYHELLGRPRPLNQERISR
- a CDS encoding exopolysaccharide biosynthesis polyprenyl glycosylphosphotransferase, producing MTMDSAPARHTGQSGTGPAGGGAFAPVHPAAARRSATGIHPPRGPRTDQARSALRPRSVRRRGRALPLLTVDVLAAVLTATTLPAAVPVLSAAPVLLAALHAQAGLYRPRLAPSALLELPVLAGRSAVLWCSVAAVTAAADPSRAMGWSALLTAVCLQVVLACAGRGLVNELQRRSAVRRPVSALVVGPSAGASAVAAALHGRPEFGLRPVGLADPVVGYAPAEGDGGALPLLATHEDIRRAVIQNSVGHAVFTRPPEADERTASLVRLFHDHGCRLWLADPAGTAKVTGMRVPHPTDQLWGYAVQPLLPRPARPLERWAKRGIDTVLALIALLAAAPVMGACALAVRLWDGPGVIFRQERVGLYGRPFTLLKFRTLRADAHEAATRWTVAGDRGMSPVGSFLRKSSLDELPQLWNVVRGDMALVGPRPERPFFVAKFSTVHPGYEARHRMPVGITGLAQINGLRGDTSIEDRARFDNHYIDTWSLWQDLWILARTAASFFRFRLGGS
- a CDS encoding O-antigen ligase family protein codes for the protein MSLAVPGRLVRPDVPGLLRRHWPLLPLAATVLFLLAPLPAGDATASGKVGPADAASLLLVLVCAVQALRGRVRELPPLGVLVLGAPAVGLAVATMTAGDPYAALPGFVRYLQVFVLVPAAVVLLVQGAAEFRLAAGCFVVLALAQGAVGVVQYATHTGASYQGEDVRAVGTFGPGDVMGMATVVAYGLIVATAAGLAAGLPRRLRRIAGGCALALVLPLVLSFSRGAWIATAGAAVLVMALAGIRRALKVVAALAAAGVVLVGGFGVGSEMVAERLTSITQVSSAPDQSVTDRYTMWAAAESMWRERPAVGVGLKGFPANRDGHASLGLSSGSDTAGAGQAYLRQPLLSPHNMYLLILSEQGLIGLIALVGGWAALLVAGLRRLGSGAGGGARARDCGLIAIGLFVWQLTDFLYADIGGPSTVLTGVIIGLAAWWALPSRGSADSEAPGGAGSRGRAPGVAARP